From one Cardiocondyla obscurior isolate alpha-2009 linkage group LG06, Cobs3.1, whole genome shotgun sequence genomic stretch:
- the LOC139103590 gene encoding uncharacterized protein, with protein MKRHYLMATCVLVAALLLPALVHGRPATQDNKSMLNTLESHVSQHENLSRAKVISPPVVPEYLLIPTKTRQRRYSDQRRAELEALVTLSKINGKRSLTTRGSRQLDPEKIGRRRRFAVDRAFIGSTFTKAKRIGDATYPLIS; from the exons ATGAAGAGGCATTACTTGATGGCGACCTGCGTCCTCGTAGCCGCGCTCCTGCTGCCGGCGCTGGTCCACGGACGTCCTGCAACCCAAGACAa TAAGTCGATGTTGAACACGTTGGAGTCACATGTCTCGCAGCACGAGAATCTCTCGCGAGCGAAAGTGATCTCGCCTCCGGTCGTCCCGGAATATCTGTTGATCCCGACTAAAAC CCGACAGAGACGGTACTCGGATCAAAGACGGGCCGAGCTCGAGGCGCTAGTGACTTTGTCGAAAATCAACGGCAAGCGGTCGCTGACAACACGAGGAAGCAGACAGCTGGATCCCGAAAAgat tGGACGGCGAAGGCGGTTTGCGGTGGATCGCGCCTTTATCGGGTCAACGTTCACCAAAGCGAAGCGCATCGGCGACGCCACGTATCCTCTAATTAG ttGA